The sequence below is a genomic window from Pseudorca crassidens isolate mPseCra1 chromosome 20, mPseCra1.hap1, whole genome shotgun sequence.
AGGCCCAGGACACGCCGAGACCCCCGCCCCCGCGGCCACGTGCGCAGCGCCCTCCTAGTCCGCGCAGCTGGGCGCCAGCTTCATTGCACCGTATTAGTTTAAATTTCAGGTGGAAGCAGCGTAGCATGTTCCTCTTTGCCAGGACAGCACTGGCTCGACGGCCACCCGGCACCGTGCCGCCCGGTGCAGACCCATCCGGCACTCGGGAAACGGCACACGGACCACCAAACAACCGAGACCCCCCGCCGCGGCGCATGCGCGGTAGGCGCAGCCCGAGAGGGCCAGCGCGCACGCGCCCGGGCCCGTCCATATTGCGCCAACCCCCTTGGCCAAGGCGCCGATGGTTCCGCCTACGGccggggcggggccagggcgCGGCGCGAAAATCAGCGGGAAAAGCGGCTCCACTTCCGCCTGTGGTCCTGCAGTCGTGGTCCTGCAGCCGCGGTCCCGCAGCCCCGGTCCCGCCGCTCCCGCCGCTCCCGCCATGGCGCAGTGCCGCCTCACCGACTTCTTCGCGCGCCGCCGTCCTGGGCTCCGGGCCAAGCCGACGCGCACCAAGCCGGCCTGGCGCACCCCGAGTCCCTCCAAgcccgcgccccgcgccccggcccccggccccggcAACAGCCGCAAGCGCGCCCGCTCGCCCGCCGAGCCCACGCGCGCCGAGCCTGCACCGCCCGCGCGCAGGAGGCTGCGGCTGCCGGCCAACGCGGTGAGGGCGCGGAggggaggaggaaactgaggcctgggaggGAGACAGATGGGAGGGAACCGGTGGAGCCGTGAGCCGGCccgggtggggcgggggcggggctgctGGAGAGACCTGCCTTGGAGGAGGGCACCGACCCAggtggaacccaggccccccgcgGGAGGAGGGGCTAGGGCCAGCTCACGCGCACCTGGCAGGCGGGGTCCCGTAATCTCGCGGGGCCTCCCTTCCAGAGGACTTCCACTGACAGGGAGCGGGGGGGTGCCTGATCTGACACACGCTGGGGGAGGGCCAGAGCCCAGCGGACTGGTAAACGCCAGGTTCGTCTGCAAGAGTGGGCGAGGGGTCAGGCCTTCTGCGAGATGGTGCACCCCGGAGTCTTATGGTTTCATCATCTCTGGGGTCCTTCCCACCAGGTCTCTGGCCCTAGTTCTCCAGCTGCCGCTGGCTCCCCAGAGCACTCTTCTCCCCAAAGCAAGAAGACAAAGAAGGCCCCCCTCTCGGCCAGCCAGCGACCTTGCCTGGCAGCCCAGGAGGACGAGGACAAGGTGAGGCTGGACTGAGGGCAGGGGAGGTGGACTGGCCCGGGGTGACAGGCGGGCTGACAGCACTCTGTGTCCGCAGGTCCCTTCCAAAGTCACTCTCTCTGAGCTCACGTCGTGCCTGCAGCGGGCACAGGAGCTGGGGGCACGGGTCCAGGAGCTGAAGGCAAGTGCACAGAAGAATGCCGGGGAACCCAGCGCGCCGGAGGACGAGGGGCACCCAGCCGGGCTGTGGTGAGTCTAGGGAGGGCGGCTAGGCACCCAGGAAGGGGTGGCCTGGTGGGAGGCCTGGCGGGGCTGGGCTGTGGTGGTTCGGGTCGGGGAGGGCCGCGTCCTCCAAGGGGTCAGTGCAGTGCAATTGTGTCAGCCTCCGTCTGTGGGAGGGCCAGCTCCTGCGAATTGCAGACCACCTGGACAGCCAGCGGTTACCGGGACCTGGCGCCGTGTCTGTCCTAGCAGGTCACGTAGTTATCATATGCCTCTTACAAGGAAGCCAGGGCTGGCGACGGTCGGGGACCGCCCTGGGGGACAGCTGGCTTTGAGGCCAGGCTTTGGTCTTTGGCCCTGGTAGTGCTCCTGACTGGGAGACAGTGGGTGCGTAGGGGCTTTGTAAACTGGTGCGCAGTGAGCCCTGGGGGTGGAACCCCAGGCTCTGGGGTCTTCCCCCACCGCTTTGCCTGCCGTTGGGTGCTTGGAGGGGGTGGGTGTGGTGCTTCTCTCACGTCCCCGCTCCCTCCCTGGCAGTGGTGAGCAGATGCCTGCCTACCAGCGCTTCCACGCCCTGGCCCAGCCGGGGCCCCCGGGCCTTGTGCTGCCCTACAAGTACCAGGTGCTGGCCGAGATGTTCCGCAGCATGGACACCATCGTGAGCATGCTCTACAACCGTTCTGAGACTGTGACCTTCACCAAGGTCAAGCAGGGCGTCCAGGACATGATGCACAAGTGAGCGGGGGTTGGGGGGTCAGGGCCTCGTCCTGCCCTTGGAGTCTGTGCGCCCTCCGACCCCAGCTCTCTGACCCCCCACACCCTCGTCCTGTAGGCGCTTTGAGGAGCGCAACGTGGGCCAGATCAAAACCGTGTACCCTGGCTCCTACCGCTTCCGCCAGGAGCACCACGTCCCCACCTTCAAGGATGGCGTCAGGAGGTCTGATTACCAGCTCACCATCGAGCCGCTGCTGGACCAGCGTGAGTGTGCTGGGCCTCGGGTTCTTGCCCAGGACGCTGCACGGTTTCAGCGTGGGTGTAAGGCCTCAGGCACTGAACCTTGTCTGACACCCGTGGGGTGGGCTGGGTGACTGGGTAGGCTCGGCCCTGGGGCTCAGGCCTGGACTCTCCCCACAGAGGCTGGCAGTGCGGCCCCCCGGCTCACGGCGTCGCACCTGTTGCAGCGGCGCCAGGTCTTCACCCAGAAGCTGGTAGCCCGAGTCCGGGAGCATCACAGGGTGAGCGGGTCCCCCGGCTCAGGTCCTCATGTTGTCCCTGCTGTCGCGGCCCCATCTGCTGCCACAGGAAATGGGCTCCTCCCGAGGCTGAATTCTAGAGTTCTCTTAACCACTGTCCACGGCTGTCTTCTACACGTGGGCAGGCGCGGGGCTGGGCGGGGACCCTGGCCCTGAGCAGACAAGCAGGGAGCTCGAGGCTGGTAGCCTCTGGTCCCGGGAAGCTTGGGGAGAGTCCAGTGTGTGCTGCTGGGTGCTCTATGCTGTATCCTCAGCCCAGCTGAGCacctggggctcagagaagtgaagtaacttgcccgaggTTGCCCAGCTGGGACAGGAACCCGGACAGCTCTCTACACCCACAGGCAGATGTGCCCAGGGTCAGCTGGTGCCCCCCCTTCTCACACAGGCCTTCCTGGCCTCCCTGAACCCCCCCATGGAGGTGCCCGAGGACCAGCTGACACGCTGGCACCCCCGCTTCAATGTGGACGAAGTGCCTGACGTCGAGCCAGCCGAGCTGCCCCAGCCGCCCACCGTGGAGAAGCTGGCCTCCGCCCAGGAGGTGCTGGCCCGTGCCCACAGCCTGATGTCACCCAGGGTAAGGCTGGTGCGGGGCGGCCTGACCCCCATGTTGGTGCCTGACAGGCTCCACCCTTGGCCGTGGGCCTCAGGGTAGCTGGACCTGCTCTCCCCACAAGCGGAGCACCGCCCACCAGCAGGCTCTGCCCTGGGGCGGTGAGCACAGGCCCTCGATGTGCCGGGGTGACCCTGGGCCAGACAAAGGACTCCTGGGGGGGTCCACACAGGCGGGGTGTGAGGAGCCTCCCCTGTGGCTGAACTGGGGGGAGGCGTCTCCTGACCTCTCCCCTCTGACCTGCTTCAGATGCAGAAGGCTCTGAGTGACCTGGCGCAGCGCACGGCGCAGCctagcagcccccagccccccagcccggCACCGCCAGCCACCCCGCCGGCCGCCTCGCCTGCCGCTCTGAAGGGGGTGTCCCAGGCCCTGCTGGAGCGGGTGAGTGTTCGGCGTCCCCGCGGGGGGGTGGTGAGGGGTGAGGCAGACGTCCCCTGACTGTCCATGCCCGCGGCAGGTCCGGGCCAAGGAGGCGCAGAAGCAGCTGGCGCAGATGACGCGGCGCCCGGAGCAGGAGCTGCGGCTGCAGCGGCTCGAGCGGCTGCCCGAGCTGGCCCGCGTGCTGCGCAGCGTCTTCGTGTCAGAGCGCAAGCCAGCGCTTACCATGGAGGTGGCCTGCGCCAGGATGGTGGGCAGCTACCGCGCAGCCATGAGCCCCGGTACGTGCAGGGCCCTCCCCAGGTCCCAGGTGAGGGTGGGCACCGTACCCTTGGGCTCACCTGAGGTTGTCTGGCCCCCTTGCCTCCTGCAGCCTTGAGGGGCTGTTCCCACCCTATCGACCCAACCCAGCCTTGTTTCCCCTGCGGTCCCTCCATCGGCCCCCAGGCCCCATAGGACTTGCCTGTTGCCTCCAAGGTCTCTGGTCCCTCAGCTGCGGGGCGCCTCCCATTGTGGGGTTTCCACGGGAGGGTCAGCTCCTTGGCaaggctgtgaggtcactactggaGTCCTTCCCAATCTTGTCCTGGGAGGCCTCATAGGGCCCCAACCCCCAGCCTCACGTGCCCCCTCTCTCCGCAGGGGAGATGGAGAAGCACGTGCAGCTCCTCTCTGAGCTGCTGCCCAACTGGCTCAGCCTCCACCGCATCCGCACTGACACCTACGTCAAGCTGGACAAGGCCGCTGACCTGGCAGGTGTCACGGCACAGCTGGCCCGCCTTGCCCGTGCTGAGGAGGCGCTGtgagcccggcagacaggtgccAACACCGCCGGGCCACCGGACCTGTGTCTGTTTTACACTAGGAACACGACGCACTTTGCTTTCCCTGTCCCGAGTCCCCGTGAGGGTCAGGGCTGTGGCTGCTGGGCTCGAGGGCTTCTGGCCAGTGTGGTGGAGGCCCCCCTCGTACACAGGGTGCAGGGAGGGTAGTGTGGCTGGCAGCTAACCCTCCCAGGTGTCCACGTGGGATCCCAAGGTGGTCCTGGAGTATCTGGGTGGGCTGGGTGTCACACAGGGCCCTCGTGAGAGGCAGGCAGGCACATACTGGATCTGAGATTGGGTGCCCGGAGCCGAGAGCCGGGAACAGGCTCCCCCTGGAGCCcacagaaggaaccagccctgcctccccactccctggTGTTTGTacttggcctccagaactgtgagataaagTTGTTTCAAATCCACACGCGTGCGTGGAGTTACAGCAGCAGAGGAAGCCAGGGTGGGCTGCCCCTGTGCGTGCATACGGCGGCTCACAGGGCTCGAGAACCACCAAACGCTAATGTCAGAAAGCGCCCAGCCTGCCGGGTGGGCCCCTGCACCTTCCCACACTGACGCTGGGGAGGAGACTCGCTCTAGAAAGTCAGTTGTTTATTCTCATTCTCATTCCACTGTCAATGAGCCTGCAGCTCCAGGCCTCGGGGCTTCCAGAAGCCCCCGCAGGCCCCCCAGGCAGCAGCCCCGCGCCCAAGtcccgccccgccctgccccaaCGGCCGATCCTCTTCTCTCCCAGttggtggggggctggggccgGGGTCACTCGTACtgcaggagagagaagaagggcACAGTCCCCAGCTTCTCCCTGCCCTTCAGAGAGGTCAGCTCCACCAGGCTCACGCACTCCAGCACCTGGGCCTGCAGCTGGCCCAGCAGCTCACAGGCTGCACGCATGgttcctggggagggagggaggaagggacggAGGGGTGGTGTGGAGACAGGCCCTGGGAAGCTAGAGTGCTGAGACCCATTGCCCACCCCCCCAGACCCTGAGGCCAGGCCCTCACCACCAGTGGCCAGCAGGtcatccaccaccaccaccttctgCCCTGGCTCCAGGGCATCCGTCTGGATCTCCAGCTCAGCCTGCAGAAGCAAGCGGGCATGTGACCTACCAGCTTCCCCAAAAGGCCTTAGTGTGCAGAGCTGGGGAACTGACAAGGGGCCACCCCCTGGGCCCCAGTTCCAACCCACCCTGTCTCCTGGCTCTGTCAGCCTGGCCCAGCTTCTCAGTCTGAGTTCCCATGTCCACTCCAACCGACCACGGCAGCTCCACTGGAGTCCACGACTCTCCTTTTGGGAATGGAGGGTCCACAGAGGCAGCCCCCAGGCTTCTCACCTTCCCGTATTCCAGTGCGTATGAGGCACACACAGTGGGGCCTGGCAGCTTCCCTCGCTTCCGGATGAGAACGCAGCCCAAGCCCAGCTCCTGGGCCAGGGAGGGACCAAACAGGAAGCCACGGGAGTCTAGGCCTGTCGGCGAGACCTGGGGTGTTGGGGGGCAGCCGCGTGGTACAGTAGCATTGGGGTCCCCATGGGTCAGGGCTGAACCATGACAAGTAGCCATCACGACACAGGACACACAGCGTTGCTGCCTCCAGATGAAAGACCACTGACATCCAACCACTCTGGGAATGTTGACAGATCACCTACCACACAGGGACTGCTAGGTGCTAGAGAGGTCAGGAGCCACTCCGTACACGGCGGTGTAAATAGCTGTGTGGGCTCGGGCAAGTCACCTGACCTCTCTCCAAAGCTCAGCTGCTCACCAGTGGCTGGTGGTACCTGAAACGCCCTTAGCAGACGGTGCAGCGTCTGCCCCAGGAGCTTCTAGTCCAGCAGGAGAGGCAGTCCACCTCCGGGGGCGGACTGAGCTGTGGTGGGGGAACTCAAGGGCCTCTTCCCCACGTGCGAGTCTGGTTAGGGAGGAAGAGCTTCTGAACGGAAGAATCCTCTGCAGGGCTCAACCAGTTGGAGCCCTCCAGCCTCCAGGGCAGTGCTGTGGCCCCTCAGGGTATCCAAGAACCAGGGAGTATGGGGGGGGCTCTCAAGGGGAAACAGGACCTGCGCCAGGGTCCTCCACGATCTCCTGGGTTTTCCTAAAACCCACCACTGGGTACAGGACCTGGCGCACGGCAGGCGCTCAATACCCGCCGGTAAGACAAGAAAGCAGGCTTGGCCCAGTGGGTTCTGGTCAGACACCCCACCTGTCGCGCCTGCCCTCGGCCCCGCCGCCGGCACCCACCCATCGGAGGCGTTCCCCGGCCGCTGGAGGGGCCTGTCGCCCCTCTCACGGCTGCAAAGTCGGGATGGGGCAGCGGGTCTGTGCTTACAACCCAAGCACCGTTGGGGCGTCCGGCGGGTCCCCTAAAAGACCCCCAAAGCCACCCTGCCCGGGGTAAAGGACTCCCGACGCTGCGCCCTCATGGCAGACTCGAGCAGCACCAGGGAGAGTCCGGGGACCCGGCGGAGCCCTGACGCGCCACTTGCCCGCGATGTAGTCGATCCTGCCGCCGTGGGCCTTTTTCAGGTGATTAGCCAGGAGGCTGATGGAGGCGCGGAAGGAGTCGGGGTCCTTCAGGACGGGTGAAATGTCCCTGGCACGCAAGGACAAGCCTGGTGACTCTCGGGCCCACGCAGAGCCCACCGCGCCCCGACATCCGGGGCCGCGCGGCCCGGTCCGTCCCTCCGCCCGCGCGCCCCACGTGGCCCGGCTGCCCGTACCTGAACAGCACGCCGGGGACGGGGAAGTCGGGGAAGCTGCGGATCCGCCGCGCCACCAGCTGCAGCTCGGAATCCGCCATCTCAGCATCCGCGCGTCTCGAGGGCAAGAGCCGGTTAGTAGGCTCCGCGCCTgcgcggggtgggggaggagccccccagggggcggggccgggagccCTAGGCGGCTCCGCGCCAGCGTGGAAAGGGTCAGGGTTCGGGTGGGCGGGGCCCACCATCTCCCGTAGGAGGTACCGTATTTCATCGAATCTGAAGTGCGGTCGGTCTTAACATACGTGCTTATTTCTTGTGCCCCGAACACTAGCGTCCCCGCCTCAAGGACGTTCGCGCGGGGCCCAGGTGCGAGTCAGGGTTGATGGAGTACGGCGTCTACGCAGCCCCGGCCGGACTGTCGGGGAAATCCTCGCCCGGTTCGGCCGAGCCGAGAGCGCCCGCAGGTCTTCGGCGCAGCTGTGGCCGGGACCCCAGGCCTCGGGCGGCGCGCACTGCCTCGCCCGCTCTTCTTCCCTCCCCGGCGGGTCTCGGCCGTGCTCTTGCAGCGCGGTGCGAGGGGGCCAGCGCGCGCACGGGGCGCACGGCGCACACACACAGCCTGGCCCTTTCCCCAGGAGCGCGCCAGTGCCTGAGGACCGGAGCAAGGAGGGACTCCGAGCAGGAGTGCGGTGCAGAGGCCCGGAAGGGAGCAGTTCAGAGAACCAAcggccgggggcggggcgagCCAGAGGCGGAAGCCCAGGCGTTTGTTGCCTGGCTCCCCCGGGACCTGCTGGGGGAGGGCAGCAGAGGGAGTGATGGAATGCTTGGCCTGGCCCACTCCAGCCCCCACCGTGGTACCCAGGGGGGACAAATTCCCCCAAatagaatttcatttaaaaacaaaaggctaAAATGCCTGTTACTTTATTCTAAACCTGTTCTCTTCATAATTTCCCAAGTCTTACAACAGTACAGAATTGGTGTGACAGTCTGCAGAGTGGAAACTCCACACAATGGAAACGACCCACGAGCCTTAAGGGGAAGTCCCTGGAGGCCGTTCACAGTCCTGCTCAGGCGCTCCTGATTTCGCTGGTGAATGGGCTCGTCCTCAAGCGCTGCCACCCTGGGCCCGAGGACGGGAGTGCTGAAGCACAGGCGGGCCCCACAGTGTGCTGGGGTTGGGAGTCCTGATCTCCAGGGACGCTGGTGGCTTCAGCTGTCCGCGCTGGACTGGGGAAGCCTCGGCTGTCGAGGCTCCTCCGGGACAGGGAGGCCCTTGGCCTCCTCCCCCTTCATGTTCACACCCCTCGACCATGGTGGGGGGAGTTCGCGGGGGAGGGGCGCTGGGGTATCCCCTGTGCACAGCGCCAAGGGGCAACACAGGATTGGCACGGCCGCCCTTGACACCAGGGCTGAAGTCCTGAGGGGCCTGCAGGGGCAGCCACGGCGAGTCAGGCCCCTGGGTCCTGGGCAGAGCTCAGGCCCTGGAAGAGGCAGCTGGGAGGTAGCTGCAGCAGAGCGGAGGACGTGAGGCAGGCAGCCTCCGGTTCAGGGGCTGATGTGAGCGTGCGGCTGTAGCGTCAGACAGGCCCGGTGGGCTGGGAGCTGACTCCAGGGCCGGGCTGCGTAGTCTTGCAGGTCCTGCTGCTGGCTACAGGTGCCGTCCGTCTGGCAGCAGTCAGGGCAGAGGGAGTGGGGGCTCTTGCAGCACAGGAGCCCGGAGGCTCCTGTCCTGAGCCCAAGCCGGTGCTAGTGGGGCCAGGAACACTTCTCTGGGACAGACTGCGGGGGCATCAGGCACTTCCCTAACTTCTCGCAGCCCGGGGGCGCCCAGTTCTGGGTAATGAGAGTTCAGAAAGGGGACATGCAGTTATTCCAAGCACTTGTGGACTCAGCACTTTCCAGACTCCTGCCCTGCCCAGGCCTGTGACCTGCCCCACCGCAATGGGTGGCTGCAGTGTGGAATCACCTGTCTCCACCTGGCTCGGAGGCAACTCAAGGCCTGAGGCCGGCACAGGAGACACTGCCCCACAGCAGCCTGGTATTAACAGGGCCTGCCTGTCACTGAAGGGGACAGTCCGCTAACTGCCCACACAACCTTGGCCTCCCGGTAAGCTCTACAGGTGGAGGCCTTGGTGCCCCAGGGAGAGCTGGCCTGCTTCAGCACAGGCTCTCCTGGCTGCACCTTCATGGGCTGACGTCCTTTGTGTGGCCATGATTTCCCGGCAGCAGAACAGGACactcgggcttccccggtggtgcaattgttgggaatccgcctgccaatgcaggggacatgggttcaagcccgggtctgggaggatcccacatgccgcggagcaactgagcccgtgtgccacaactactgaagcccacgcgcctagagcctgtgctctgcaacaagagaagacaccgcaatgagaagcccgtgcactgcaacaaagagtggcccctgctcgccgcaactagagaaagcccacgcgcagcaacgaagacccaacacagccaataaataaataaataaatgttcctttaaaaaacaagacaagaaaaaaaaaaaacaggacactCATGCCCCTGAGAGGGA
It includes:
- the CDT1 gene encoding DNA replication factor Cdt1 — its product is MAQCRLTDFFARRRPGLRAKPTRTKPAWRTPSPSKPAPRAPAPGPGNSRKRARSPAEPTRAEPAPPARRRLRLPANAVSGPSSPAAAGSPEHSSPQSKKTKKAPLSASQRPCLAAQEDEDKVPSKVTLSELTSCLQRAQELGARVQELKASAQKNAGEPSAPEDEGHPAGLCGEQMPAYQRFHALAQPGPPGLVLPYKYQVLAEMFRSMDTIVSMLYNRSETVTFTKVKQGVQDMMHKRFEERNVGQIKTVYPGSYRFRQEHHVPTFKDGVRRSDYQLTIEPLLDQQAGSAAPRLTASHLLQRRQVFTQKLVARVREHHRAFLASLNPPMEVPEDQLTRWHPRFNVDEVPDVEPAELPQPPTVEKLASAQEVLARAHSLMSPRMQKALSDLAQRTAQPSSPQPPSPAPPATPPAASPAALKGVSQALLERVRAKEAQKQLAQMTRRPEQELRLQRLERLPELARVLRSVFVSERKPALTMEVACARMVGSYRAAMSPGEMEKHVQLLSELLPNWLSLHRIRTDTYVKLDKAADLAGVTAQLARLARAEEAL
- the APRT gene encoding adenine phosphoribosyltransferase isoform X2; its protein translation is MVGPAHPNPDPFHAGAEPPRAPGPAPWGAPPPPRAGAEPTNRLLPSRRADAEMADSELQLVARRIRSFPDFPVPGVLFRDISPVLKDPDSFRASISLLANHLKKAHGGRIDYIAGLDSRGFLFGPSLAQELGLGCVLIRKRGKLPGPTVCASYALEYGKAELEIQTDALEPGQKVVVVDDLLATGGTMRAACELLGQLQAQVLECVSLVELTSLKGREKLGTVPFFSLLQYE
- the APRT gene encoding adenine phosphoribosyltransferase isoform X1; this encodes MVGPAHPNPDPFHAGAEPPRAPGPAPWGAPPPPRAGAEPTNRLLPSRRADAEMADSELQLVARRIRSFPDFPVPGVLFRDISPVLKDPDSFRASISLLANHLKKAHGGRIDYIAGLDSRGFLFGPSLAQELGLGCVLIRKRGKLPGPTVCASYALEYGKVRSLGAASVDPPFPKGESWTPVELPWSVGVDMGTQTEKLGQADRARRQGTMRAACELLGQLQAQVLECVSLVELTSLKGREKLGTVPFFSLLQYE